From Impatiens glandulifera chromosome 7, dImpGla2.1, whole genome shotgun sequence:
ACAACATCAATCATCGTATTCCTATCATTGTTCATTTTGAAGTTGAGTGtgattttctattattttctttctatgAGTTTATAATCCAATCATCAAAGATTTGCTTTCTTTAAAGCAACACATTATCTCCTTTTCATGCATCCAATTTTGATCCTAAATATATAAGATTACAGGATTATCTTTAATTAGAGAAGATACGCTCTTCCTCCTGCAGCTGAGCTGTTAAAAAGAAGAGATATATGATGATGAAGACTGTATTAGGAGTTTTGAGTAGTACCTGTTTACACCCTCAAATGGTGGAAGAGGATCATCATCTATTTTCTATTCCTAGTAAGTATaatttttagtgtttttttttgttcCTTCTAGGATTAATGGTTTCTTTCTCTTATTGTAATTTGAAGGCTTCAGAACAAATAGATTTTCTTGGAGGTTGTCTCAAACAAGTACTTTCCGTTGTCGGAAATGTCATCGACGTACAATACCAGCTTGTTTGTCTGGATTATCGCAAGGCGAAAATGGACTTACCAACAGGTAAGTGCTATTTCTAGActtgtattgtttttttttatatatatattagagcaTATAAAAACCTACAAGAGTAACTCAAGTTGAAAGAGTGTGTAAGAAACCAAATGTCTTGGGTTCGATTCCCACTAGAACTCGGTTCTATAGCTCGAAGCTTGTTTTATGTGAATTTTTTAGGATTGTTTTCTAGTGACTCGCTATCTCATCAACCATCACTTAtttccatctcatcatccaattaacaaaataaaccaatttttacatttttaaataaagtcaacaaaatttctttaaaaaaacacattatttccaaataatcatacatcaaacaaggtttaaCTTTTGACTGCCCACACGAATTAGACATCTTTATAGTCTTTTGAAACATTTGGCGATTGTGTCATTTTACTTTTGATTAGATCGGCCatagttataaatattatttctttggATCGGGATCTAGAAACAGACATATTTggaaattaaacttaattagacatagattcataaaattaatttgttggtTGTTTCTGGTCTGTATCTGGATTCCATAAGAAGTGTTTTCAAATCTTTCAAATGATTTGAtttcttcatatatttataatcacagGATCCAAACAGTTGGGAGACATATAGATTGGTCTGCTTCTTATAGGAGGAATGAACAGAAATTTCCCAATAACTCTTTCATTTGCCAGGCAAAGTCCAGTAGTAAGACAAGTTTTTGTTCtttattatgattaaaatagCATTTTGTGACCTCTCTAATTTTGTAATGGATATAATATAGATGAATCTGGGATTGATGGTACATTCAATGTAAGAGTGGTGCCTCATACACTTTTAGCTGCAGAAAAAGAAGAAGCCAAAGCTGTATTAACTTTGTTCCTTAAGAAACAAGGTTCCACTAATGCTTTAGCGGCTAGAATTATAAACAAATCTGACGCTTTCATTAAACATCTCATTTCACGACTCCATTCTGTTCATAAATCTCGCTACCTAGTAGGTAAGGACATGTCTAGAGGAAAATAAGATGTTTTTAGTGGGAAACGAACTcgattttgaatttataataacaTGTGCTGTTTTGTATTTGTAGGACGTGAACTAACTACTCTCGAGATAAGGGATGCCCTTAATCCCTATCTCGAGAGTCTCCTCGATGAATATGGTGACATTTTTGTGGATGTAGTTGAGAATTTTCCCGAACCACCTATTATTAAAGAGCGGTCAACAGAGAAAACAATTGCTATCATGAACACAACATCGTTGGAAGAAGGGGGAACAGTTAGTCCAATTCCTCCTCAGCCGAGTAATGCTCTCAACTCGAAGAAGCTACGAGCAATAGAAAGAGTAAGTGAGGTGGGACCGTCGGGAGATCTTCTTCCACACGTTTCGTACCTGATAGAGCTCGGAATGGATTTGGAAATGATCAAAGAAGTGACGAGAAAGTTTCCTTCGTTTGCTTACTATAGTTTGGAAGGAAAAGTTAAACCGATCGTCGAATTCCTACTTGGGCTCGGAGTACCCAAATCCGATATTCCTTA
This genomic window contains:
- the LOC124944818 gene encoding transcription termination factor MTERF5, chloroplastic isoform X1, giving the protein MMMKTVLGVLSSTCLHPQMVEEDHHLFSIPSFRTNRFSWRLSQTSTFRCRKCHRRTIPACLSGLSQGENGLTNRIQTVGRHIDWSASYRRNEQKFPNNSFICQAKSSNESGIDGTFNVRVVPHTLLAAEKEEAKAVLTLFLKKQGSTNALAARIINKSDAFIKHLISRLHSVHKSRYLVGRELTTLEIRDALNPYLESLLDEYGDIFVDVVENFPEPPIIKERSTEKTIAIMNTTSLEEGGTVSPIPPQPSNALNSKKLRAIERVSEVGPSGDLLPHVSYLIELGMDLEMIKEVTRKFPSFAYYSLEGKVKPIVEFLLGLGVPKSDIPYILTRRPQLCGISLSDNLIPTMAYLEDFGVDKKQWAKVIYRFPALLTYSRPKLKATVDFLYEMGLPAEFVGKILTRCPNIISYNVDDKLRPTAEYFKSLGVNVAGILYRAPQTFGLSIESNLKPVTEFFLEKGFSVDDICTMITRYGALYTFSLVENLKPKWEFFETMGYPKSELVKFPQYFGYSLEERIKPRYGIVKESGVNLLLNQVLSLSESEFNKALARKIKKINS
- the LOC124944818 gene encoding transcription termination factor MTERF5, chloroplastic isoform X2, with translation MMMKTVLGVLSSTCLHPQMVEEDHHLFSIPSFRTNRFSWRLSQTSTFRCRKCHRRTIPACLSGLSQGENGLTNRIQTVGRHIDWSASYRRNEQKFPNNSFICQAKSNESGIDGTFNVRVVPHTLLAAEKEEAKAVLTLFLKKQGSTNALAARIINKSDAFIKHLISRLHSVHKSRYLVGRELTTLEIRDALNPYLESLLDEYGDIFVDVVENFPEPPIIKERSTEKTIAIMNTTSLEEGGTVSPIPPQPSNALNSKKLRAIERVSEVGPSGDLLPHVSYLIELGMDLEMIKEVTRKFPSFAYYSLEGKVKPIVEFLLGLGVPKSDIPYILTRRPQLCGISLSDNLIPTMAYLEDFGVDKKQWAKVIYRFPALLTYSRPKLKATVDFLYEMGLPAEFVGKILTRCPNIISYNVDDKLRPTAEYFKSLGVNVAGILYRAPQTFGLSIESNLKPVTEFFLEKGFSVDDICTMITRYGALYTFSLVENLKPKWEFFETMGYPKSELVKFPQYFGYSLEERIKPRYGIVKESGVNLLLNQVLSLSESEFNKALARKIKKINS